The sequence ACTGGAGCAAAAATATCCTACATTTTTGCCCAGTTATATCGAGCATATCATGAATTTCGGTCCTTATTCCGATACTGGCCGACTGGTGTTATTGCAGACCAAAATGCTGGTGGGTAATAAGGATTTCCGGCTTTTGCAGGATTCTATCAATGCCCATTTCCCTGATGTAAAGAAAATTGAAGACGAACTGGCGCAGAGCTTTAAGTTCATCAAATATTACTTCCCCAATTTCCAGCCGCCTACCAAAGTGGTGACTTTCAGTTCTATGATCAGCAATTATGGTGCGGTCACCGTCGATTCTACTTTAGGTATCGGACTGGATATGTACCTGGGAGCAAATTTTCCTGTTTATGGTTTACTGCCGGATTATCCGGGGTATATGGTGAGAAAGTTTTCACAGGAGAATATAGTGCCTAACTGTATCCAGGTGCTGGCACAGCAATTATATCCGGGTGGTCAGCCGGGCGATAAACTGGTGATTCAGTTGGTGAATGCGGGCAAACAGCAATACTTTACAGAACAGGTGCTGCCTTATACTGACGATAGTTTAAGACTGGGTTATACTGGTGAACAGGTAAAATGGTGCCTTGACAATGAACAGATGATCTGGCAGTATTTTGTACAGCAGGATCTCCTGTACAAATCTGACTGGCAGAATAATATGCATTATATGAACGATGGCCCTTCTACCCAGGGTATGCCGGAAGGCTCTCCTGGCAGGATCGGTGCTTTTGTAGGCTGGAGAATAGTGCAGGCATATATGAAAGCGCATCCAAACGTGACCTTACAACAACTGATGGATAATAAAGATGCCATGGGCATCTTCCAGCAATCCAAATACAGACCTAAGTAAAAAATATGCATGAAAGAGGGAATTCCTCAACGGGGAATAAAACCATTTTCAGGAAAAAAATAGCGGTGGTGCTGAAAAATCAGCTTCCACCGCATTGCTAGCTCAACGTAAAAAATAGATACCGGATTGGGAAGAGTCCAGCCTTCCGGCTAAAAACTACTATGTATTGGAAAAAAATGAATTCCTTTTAACCCAATACCGATGCTATTCCATTGATAAAAAAGAGGGCTGAAATAAAAATTTCAGCGCCTGTAGCATACCAGTTTAACCCCAAAAAATGCTTTGCTTATTCCCCTTTTTATGATGTTGTTTGTGTCTCTTCTGTTTGTTTGTGATACAAATATATGGTGAATAATTCAAAAAAGCACACTATAATATACATATCACAATACCACTTGTATTATTGAGTTGATTATAGTAAACTTAGTTTGTTAATTGCACCATGGCTAAAGAAAAGAAGGAACCCAAAAAGAAGGCGGTTCTGGGTCATTTTGATCACGACATTTTCCTCGAAGAATTAGGAAAACGCATAAAATTTCTTAGAAAAGACAAAGGATTTAGGTCTTACGAGACCTTTGCCTATGATATTGACATCTCTCGTGTTGGAATGTCAAGATACGAATCAGGCAAGTTTGATGATATTCGCCTCAGTACATTGCTCAAGATAATTGATGGTCTTGAAATGACACCGCAGGAATTCTTTGCGGAAGGTTTTACCGTGACGAAGACGCAGGAGTAACCCGTTCCTTCTTTACCATATCAGCAGTGACCGTTATTTCTTCATTGTTGAACCGATCCTTGATATATGCCACGATCGATGCCACCGATTGATCATCCAGAAATGCGGCATGGGCAGGCATCACCCCATCAAAAGTTTTCCCATTCACCGTGATCTTTCCTTTCAATCCATTCAGTACGATATTGATCAATTGTTTTTTATCACCAGCCAGGTATTGCGAACCGGCCAATGGTGGATACCGGTTATTATCGCCTTTTCCATCCCGCTGATGGCAGGTAGCGCAATAAGAATCGTATAACATTCTGCCATGCATTTCATTACCCTTGCCCACCATATCCAGTACAGGATCTGGCACCTTTATATAAGTACGTGATTTTCGGGTTTCCATCGCAGTAAGTTGAGCAGCGTTGAATGATTTTTTACTTCCAGTATACATTACCCGCCATATCTTCCCTTTGTTGGATTCTGCTATGTACAGCGAGCCATCGGGGCCGGTAGCGAGGCCCATGGGGCGATAGCGGGCATCGCTGGTATTGAATACGGTATCTGTGTCAGTAAAGCCATCTGCAAATACTTCCCATTTACCTGTAGGGACACCTTTTTCAAAAGGTACAAAGCATACGATGTAACCGGCTTGCGGATAGGGTGCCCTGTCTGTAGAACCATGGAATGCTACGAAGCACCCGTTTTTGTATCTCTCTGGAAACTGATCGCCTTCGTAAAATAACAGGTCCATTGGCGCCCAGTGACCGGGAAAACCAAAGATGGGGATCGCAAAACTATCTGCTCTTGCGGTGATCTTTCCATCCCCTCCATAGCCGGGAGCCAGTATATTTTTGCCCTGCATATGATCAAAGTAGGCATAAGGCCAGCCGAAATTGGAATGAGGGGTTACTTTCAATAAAGGTTCCGAGGGCAAAACTGCTGCCTGCCAGGCAGAAAAGACACCGGGATAGCGGTTATGAAAGTTGTCCATGCCATTCATGGCTACATAAAGGGTATTGTCAAAAGGGCTCCAGGCAAGTCCTAAGGCACTACGAATACCAGTGGCATATAGTTCCCCATCAGCTTGTGTCTGCCCTGTTTTATTGGCATCGAAACGCCAGATACCACCATGTCCTTGCAGGTCTGGTGCAGGATCTAATCCTTTGCCACCCGGCATACCGCCGGGACCTGCGGTATTGATATCCTGTGCAGCATCGGTAGGTGCTCCGAATGGAACATAAATATGGCCATCATGATCAAAGACCAGTGGCTTGGCGCTGTGCCAGTGTTTAAAGAGTGCGGTATCTGTATCGGTGATGATGGTATCGGTTTTGCCTTCAGGAATGAGTTGGCCGGGAGTGAGCTTTGTACGCAATACATATTTCACTGTCGAGAAATACAGGTAACCGTTATAGATAGACATGCCTGCAGGCAATCCTCCTTCATCCTGATAATCACCAAAGTAAGCCACTACATCTGCTTTCCCATCTCCATCCTTATCACGCAATGCCACTGTGCCACCCCGGCCTTCCAGCTGTTCATTGTAAGCGAGTTTCACATATATATCCCCATTGTCATTCACGGCCAGGTGACGGGCAGGACCTATGCCTTGTGTAACTGTAACGGCAGCAAAACTATCAGGTAAAAAGAGGCCTCCATTATCCGGGTCAGGTGTAGGCAGGGTAGTATGTACAATAGTTTGTTTACACTGGGTAAGCACCAGCAATAGCAGGAGAAAGGAACGAGACATGATATCTTGATTTTGGTAGACCTGTGCGAACAAAAAAGATATCATGGCAACAGCTTGCCATGATCAATAAGACCTGTGTTAATCAGTAAATCAATTTAGCTTAAAGGGTACAATCATTTGAAACTCCGGGATTTTAACCTCGAACAGCTTCTTGTTGAGTTGATTCTCCATCTGGTAGGTACCATACATCTTGCCGATCTCTGTACGCAGGTTAGAACCTGATACGTACTGGTAGCTTTCGGTAGGGGCTAGTAGCGGCTGTACACCTACTACGCCTTCTCCTTCTACTTCGCGATGAGTACCGTTGGAGTCAATGATGTACCAATGACGGCGCAATAACTTTATGGGAAAGGTATTATTGTTTTCAATGGTGATACGGTAGGCGAACATAAACTCACTTCCAATCGGATTTGAATAATCCGGTTGATAAAATGTTTCCACGCTGATGGTGATTCCGTCTGTTACTTTTTTTACCATAGAACACCTCCGTTTGACGTAAAAATAAGCAAAATAAATCCAGTGTTATCAAAAAATATAAACTGATACGGACTTTAACAATTTCTTGCAAATTTAGCAAACAACTGTATTTCAACCACTTAACTAAACACCACCCGATTTACGATCGCAGTATTCTTCTCTGCGGCCCGGGCCGCCACCTCAAAACGGTTGGCGTAGTACCCCACTTTTTTACATTCCCAGAGATAATGCCAGAGAAAACGGAGCAATCCCAGCTCCTGATATTGCATAATGTGGCATACTTCGTGGCGCACCCACCATGGGTGTCGCAAAAATTCCTTGCGGGTTACACCATGGAGATGGATGGTTTTTCCAATCACCATGGCCATATTCTGGCTGTTCATCCGGCGGGCAGCCAGACGAGCTATCCAGGAATCCTCTTTGATATGGCAGACAATTTTTTCCATTGCACTATAAAAATACGAATCAATTTTATACCTCCCTCGCAGGCGCAAAAATCGTGCACAGCCAGCGTCTCACCCTTATAAACACAAAATGCTTTTGCCATGGGCAAAAGCATTTTGTGTCCGGAAGTTATATGAATTTTTTACAGTGAAAATCTTCTGGATATATTGAATCCCCATCTGAACTGTCCCTGCAACCAGGAGGTAGTGGTTTCAGGTATAAACTGATTTTCCAGTATAGCAGTTGAGTTGGTGAAATTGATATGGAATACGTGTCCGCCAGTTTCGATTTCCAATCCTACTGAGAGTGGGTTGTACAATTCGCGGCCCCTGTTTTTGAAATAATCTTTCGTTTCCTGACTGCGGAACGGATAGAAATATTCTACCAGCAATGCCATGCGGTTGGTGAATTTCAGGCGTCCACCGCCGCCTATTGCAAATACATCATTCTCGTCCATGTACGTGACCCGGTTGCGGTGTACCAATGTTGGTAACAGTGCCAATGACAGGCTACGATTGAATTTGCGGCCGATGATCACCTGTCCTGTATAAGAAACACGGTCACTGAATTTATCAAAATAAGCAGCATCCGATTTTACTGTGCTGGATGTAGCACCACTTGCTACTGCATTACCAAATAGGGTAACGGTTACGGGTACATGGTCGTCAGTAGTCTGTGTGATCAGCTGGTACTTGGCCAGGCCTTCATACAGCTGTGTAAGGCCACCAGAGCCTTTGGAGCGGGACAGACCTACCATGAGGCGATCTGTAACACCATATTCAAATGCGATACGGATATCAGAAGAGTTATCCAGCCCGAAAGCTGTTTTGCCACCACCGAATTCCCCGCCGATGTCACCAAAGCGGTGATCTACGCGAAAATCCAGTTCATGTTTTTTGAGGGTTTCAATAGAATTGCCCTGAATGATACGGGTTGATTTGAATGTCGCAATCACGGGTTCATGCTTCTTAGCGCTATCCTGAAACATATTTGCCAGATCATCCTGCGCAAAGGTGCTCAGGCTGTAGCAACAGCCGAGCAATAACAGATATATTTGCTTCATAGAAGAGTTGTGTTGTTGTGTTGTTTTAAATGGTTCAGGACGCAGGGGAATAGGCTCCTTTTACAGTCACTTCTATTACTTCTGCAATGTTTTTGACAACGAGCGTAGGTACTTTGATCTTGTGATCTACCAACCTGACATTGAATTTGGCATCGAGGGTTGGTTTACCGTCTTTGACGATGATGGTGCCTTTTTCGCGATACACTTTATCTACGCCATGCATGTTCATTGTTCCTTCTACAGTTACAGGATAGGTGCCATCCTTGTGCAGGTCAGGTATTTCCAGAATTTTACCTTTGAATTCTGCGGTTGGATACTTGTCACTCTCGAGATAGTTTTCGTTAAAGTGTTCTTCCATCAGTGTCTTTTTAAATTTAAAAGTATTGATGGCGACTTTGAAGTACACAGCGCCTGTTTTTTCATTGATAGCAGATACGGCTTTGTTGGTTACAGCATCAATGTCTTCCATGGGTGTAGCAGAAAAGAAAGACAGGGTTGTGTTCTTGCAGGAATAAACATCCTGGGAGTTGGCGCGAAGCTGTAACAAGAGCATGGTTGTCAACAGCACAATGCAATGTTTCATTGTTTTACTTTTTTAGGATTTTTGAATAGTAACTTATTCGGGCATTCCATGCGATATCCAGCAGTCGATGGAATCTTTCATGCCCTGGCTCAGTTTTGTAGAGCCGGGAGGCATATCGGCATCTGCACCTGTTACACGTGATT is a genomic window of Chitinophaga sp. LS1 containing:
- a CDS encoding helix-turn-helix domain-containing protein; its protein translation is MAKEKKEPKKKAVLGHFDHDIFLEELGKRIKFLRKDKGFRSYETFAYDIDISRVGMSRYESGKFDDIRLSTLLKIIDGLEMTPQEFFAEGFTVTKTQE
- a CDS encoding c-type cytochrome, with amino-acid sequence MSRSFLLLLLVLTQCKQTIVHTTLPTPDPDNGGLFLPDSFAAVTVTQGIGPARHLAVNDNGDIYVKLAYNEQLEGRGGTVALRDKDGDGKADVVAYFGDYQDEGGLPAGMSIYNGYLYFSTVKYVLRTKLTPGQLIPEGKTDTIITDTDTALFKHWHSAKPLVFDHDGHIYVPFGAPTDAAQDINTAGPGGMPGGKGLDPAPDLQGHGGIWRFDANKTGQTQADGELYATGIRSALGLAWSPFDNTLYVAMNGMDNFHNRYPGVFSAWQAAVLPSEPLLKVTPHSNFGWPYAYFDHMQGKNILAPGYGGDGKITARADSFAIPIFGFPGHWAPMDLLFYEGDQFPERYKNGCFVAFHGSTDRAPYPQAGYIVCFVPFEKGVPTGKWEVFADGFTDTDTVFNTSDARYRPMGLATGPDGSLYIAESNKGKIWRVMYTGSKKSFNAAQLTAMETRKSRTYIKVPDPVLDMVGKGNEMHGRMLYDSYCATCHQRDGKGDNNRYPPLAGSQYLAGDKKQLINIVLNGLKGKITVNGKTFDGVMPAHAAFLDDQSVASIVAYIKDRFNNEEITVTADMVKKERVTPASSSR
- the apaG gene encoding Co2+/Mg2+ efflux protein ApaG, which gives rise to MVKKVTDGITISVETFYQPDYSNPIGSEFMFAYRITIENNNTFPIKLLRRHWYIIDSNGTHREVEGEGVVGVQPLLAPTESYQYVSGSNLRTEIGKMYGTYQMENQLNKKLFEVKIPEFQMIVPFKLN
- a CDS encoding DUF4157 domain-containing protein → MEKIVCHIKEDSWIARLAARRMNSQNMAMVIGKTIHLHGVTRKEFLRHPWWVRHEVCHIMQYQELGLLRFLWHYLWECKKVGYYANRFEVAARAAEKNTAIVNRVVFS
- a CDS encoding DUF5777 family beta-barrel protein, which codes for MKQIYLLLLGCCYSLSTFAQDDLANMFQDSAKKHEPVIATFKSTRIIQGNSIETLKKHELDFRVDHRFGDIGGEFGGGKTAFGLDNSSDIRIAFEYGVTDRLMVGLSRSKGSGGLTQLYEGLAKYQLITQTTDDHVPVTVTLFGNAVASGATSSTVKSDAAYFDKFSDRVSYTGQVIIGRKFNRSLSLALLPTLVHRNRVTYMDENDVFAIGGGGRLKFTNRMALLVEYFYPFRSQETKDYFKNRGRELYNPLSVGLEIETGGHVFHINFTNSTAILENQFIPETTTSWLQGQFRWGFNISRRFSL
- a CDS encoding YceI family protein, with protein sequence MKHCIVLLTTMLLLQLRANSQDVYSCKNTTLSFFSATPMEDIDAVTNKAVSAINEKTGAVYFKVAINTFKFKKTLMEEHFNENYLESDKYPTAEFKGKILEIPDLHKDGTYPVTVEGTMNMHGVDKVYREKGTIIVKDGKPTLDAKFNVRLVDHKIKVPTLVVKNIAEVIEVTVKGAYSPAS